A genomic stretch from Ictalurus punctatus breed USDA103 chromosome 2, Coco_2.0, whole genome shotgun sequence includes:
- the LOC108261479 gene encoding tripartite motif-containing protein 16 has translation MAEASISVDQDQFICPVCLDLLKDPVTIPCGHSFCKVCINDCWDQEEKSGVYRCPQCRDTFTPRPVLRRNNMLAEVVEKLKKTEVQAASPAHCYAGPGDVECDFCTGRKHKAVKSCLMCLASFCETHLKPHYEVLALKKHKLVEASGNLQEKICSEHDKVLEVYCRTDQSFICYLCMTDEHKSHDTVSVKAYRTEKQRELKEEQMKSQQRIQEKQKKVQELKQTVNTIKLSAQTAVEDSERIFTEMISSMEKRRSEVTELIRAQEKAELSRAERLLEQLEQEIADLQRRVTELEQLSHTHDHLHFLQELKSDLREDSRSVTVNQHLSFDGVRESLSALKKRLEEFCQEEFIRIPEHAAAVHIILPPEPKSRQDFLQYFCDLTLDPNTVNNYLILSERNRAVTYSVRKQQYSDHPERFDSYTQVLSKESVCGRCYWEVEWSGDVHISVSYKDISRKGWGNECVFGHNNQSWSLQCYSSSSLFFYHNNIETDLGVPSSSRIGVYVDHSAGTLSFYSVSDTMKLLHRVHTTFTQPLYAGFELYWNLISESGTTVRLCDPTK, from the exons ATGGCCGAAGCTAGTATTTCAGTAGATCAGGATcagttcatctgtccagtttgtcTGGATCTCCTGAAGGATCCGGTGACGATCCCCTGTGGTCACAGTTTctgtaaggtgtgtattaatgatTGCTGGGATCAGGAAGAGAAGAGCGGAGTGTATCGCTGTCCTCAGTGCAGAGACACTTTCACTCCGAGGCCTGTTCTACGCAGAAACAACATGCTGgctgaagtggtggagaaactgaagaagactgaagtccaagctgcttctcctgctcactgttacgctggacctggagatgtggagtgtgatttctgcaccgggagaaaacacaaagccgTCAAGTCCTGTCTGATGTGTCTGGCCTCCTTTTGTGAAACTCATCTGAAACCTCACTATGAAGTTCTTGCTTTGAAAAAGCACAAGTTGGTCGAAGCTTCTGGAAATCTACAAGAGAAGATCTGCTCTGAGCATGATAAAGTGCTGGAGGTCTACTGTCGTACTGACCAAAGCTTCATCTGTTATCTGTGTATGACGGATGAACACAAAAGCCACGACACCGTCTCAGTTAAAGCGTACAGAActgaaaaacag AGAGAGTTAAAGGAGGagcagatgaaatcccagcagagaatccaggagaagcagaagaaggtgcaggagctgaaacagactgtgaacactataaag ctcagtgcacagacagcagtggaggacagtgagaggatctttactgagatgatcagctccatggagaaaaGGCGCTCGGAGGTGACGGagctgatcagagctcaggagaaggctgaactgagtcgagctgaacgactcctggagcaactggagcaggagatcgctgatcttcagaggagagtcactgagctggagcagctttcacacacacacgatcacctccacttcctccaggaactaaag TCTGATCTCCGTGAGGACTCGCGCAGCGTCACTGTCAATCaacatctctcatttgatggagtgagggaatctctctctgctctgaaaAAGAGACTCGAGGAATTCTGCCAGGAGGAATTCATCAGAATCCCTGAACACG ctgcagcagttCACATCATTTTACCCCCAGAACCAAAGAGCAGACAAGATTTTCTGCAGT ATTTCTGTGATCTGACTCTGGATCCCAACACAGTAAATAATTACCTCATTCTGTCTGAGAGGAACAGAGCGGTGACGTACAGTGTGAGAAAGCAGCAGTACTCTGatcatccagagagatttgactCCTACACTCAGGTGTTGagtaaggagagtgtgtgtggacgctgttactgggaggtggagtggAGCGGTGATGTGCACATATCAGTCTCATATAAAGACATCAGCAGGAAAGGATGgggtaatgagtgtgtgtttggacaCAACAATCAGTCCTGGAGTCTGCAGTgttattcttcttcctctctctttttctatcaCAACAACATTGAGACTGATCTCGGAGTTCCATCGtcctccagaataggagtgtatgtggatcacagtgcaggaactctgtccttctacagcgtctctgacacgatgaagctccttcacagagtccacaccacattcactcagcCTCTATACGCTGGGTTCGAGCTCTACTGGAATTTAATCTCTGAATCAGGAACAACTGTGAGGTTGTGTGATCCAACAAAATAA
- the LOC128629435 gene encoding stonustoxin subunit beta — protein MFTFVICLDFCDLTLDPNTVHYYLILSERNRAVTHSGRKQQYSDHPERFDTYQVLSKESVCGRCYWEVEWSGDVYISVSYKDISRKGQSNECVFGRNNQSWSLWCSSSSSLFFYHNNIKTDLGVPSSSRIGVYVDHSAGTLSFYSVSDTMKLLHRIHTTFTQPLYAGFCLRWNFISNSETTVRLCDPTK, from the coding sequence ATGTTCACATTTGTCATTTGTTTAGATTTCTGTGATCTGACTCTGGATCCCAACACAGTACATTATTACCTCATTCTGTCTGAGAGGAACAGAGCGGTGACACACAGTGGGAGAAAGCAGCAGTACTCTGatcatccagagagatttgacaCCTATCAGGTGTTGagtaaggagagtgtgtgtggacgctgttactgggaggtggagtggAGCGGTGATGTGTACATATCAGTCTCATATAAAGACATCAGCAGGAAAGGACAgagtaatgagtgtgtgtttggacgCAACAATCAGTCCTGGAGTCTgtggtgttcttcttcttcttctctctttttctatcaCAACAACATTAAGACTGATCTCGGAGTTCCATCGtcctccagaataggagtgtatgtggatcacagtgcaggaactctgtccttctacagcgtctctgacacgatgaagctcctccacagaatccacaccacattcactcagcCTCTATATGCTGGATTCTGCCTCCGCTGGAATTTTATCTCTAATTCAGAAACAACTGTGAGGTTGTGTGATCCAACAAAATAA
- the LOC128629437 gene encoding peptidyl-prolyl cis-trans isomerase-like 4 isoform X1 → MAVLLETTLGDIVVDLYTEERPKACLNFLKLCKIKYYNYCLIHNVQRDFIVQTGDPTGSGRGGESVFCKLYGDQARFFDAEKVPRIKHKKKGTVSMVNNGNEQHGSQVLILYIYNIYIHVSLFYEVNTCTSSDID, encoded by the exons ATGGCGGTGCTACTAGAAACAACATTAGGCGACATCGTAGTGGATTTATACACCGAGGAAAGACCTAAAG CCTGCTTGAACTTCTTGAAGCTGTGTAAAATCAAGTACTACAACTACTGCCTCATTCACAATGTCCAG AGAGATTTTATCGTCCAGACTGGAGACCCTACAGGCTCTGGCCGAGGAGGAGAGTCCGTGTTCTG tAAGCTGTACGGGGATCAGGCGCGCTTCTTCGATGCTGAGAAGGTTCCACGGATCAAGCACAAGAAGAAGGGCACCGTCTCCATGGTGAACAATGGCAATGAGCAGCACGGTTCTCAGgttctaattttatatatatataatatttatatacacgttagtttattttatgaagttaacACATGCACGTCTTCTgatattgattga
- the LOC108261588 gene encoding tripartite motif-containing protein 16 — protein sequence MPFCLEDIWHYYTSIPVFMLLLQNHLPIHTENQEVHFKGNETQSSVYSPSLSLSLSLSLSLSLSLSLRVCVCEFRKMAEASISVDQLSVDQFSCTVCLDLLKDPVTIPCGHSFCKVCINDCWDQEEKSGVYRCPQCRDTFTPRPVLRRNNMLAEVVEKLKKTEVQAASPAHCYAGPGDVECDFCTGRKHKAVKSCLMCLASFCETHLKPHYEVPALKKHKLVEASGNLQETICSEHDKVLEIYCRTDQSFICYLCMTDEHKSHDTVSVKACRTEKQSELKEEQMKSQQRIQEKQKKVQELKQAVNTIKLSAQTAVEDSERIFTEMISSMEKRRSEVTELIRAQEKAELSRAERLLEQLEQEIADLQRRVTELEQLSHTHDHLHFLQEIKSDLREDSRSIAVNQHLSFDGVRESLSALKKRLEEFCQEEFIKIPEHGERNRPAGKSLLSLQRAAAVQIILPPEPKSRQDFLQYFCDLTLDPNTVHYYLILSERNRAVTRSERKQQYSDHPERFDSYTQVLSKESVCGRCYWEVEWSGDVFISVSYKDISRKGRGNECGFGRNNQSWSLRCSSFSSLIFYHNNIETGLGVPSSSRIGVYVDHSAGTLSFYSVSDTMKLLHRVHTTFTQTLYAGFWLSWDFISKSERTVRLCDPTK from the exons atgccattttgccttgaggacatttggcactattatacttccataccTGTCTTTATGCTCctcctccaaaaccacctccCCATACACACTGAGAACCAGGAAGTTCATTTCAAAGGAAACGAAACTCAGAGTTCAGTgtactctccctctctctctctctctctctctctctctctctctctctctctctctctctctctccgtgtgtgtgtgtgtgagttcaggAAAATGGCCGAGGCCAGTATTTCAGTAGATCAGCTTTCAGTGGATCAGTTCAGCTGTACAGTGTGTCtggatctactgaaggatccggTGACGATCCCCTGTGGTCACAGTTTctgtaaggtgtgtattaatgactGCTGGGATCAGGAAGAGAAGAGCGGAGTGTATCGCTGTCCTCAGTGCAGAGACACTTTCACACCGAGGCCTGTTCTACGCAGAAACAACATGCTGgctgaagtggtggagaaactgaagaagactgaagtccaagctgcttctcctgctcactgttacgctggacctggagatgtggagtgtgatttctgcaccgggagaaaacacaaagccgTCAAGTCCTGTCTGATGTGTCTGGCCTCCTTTTGTGAAACTCATCTGAAACCTCACTATGAAGTTCCTGCTTTGAAAAAGCACAAGTTAGTCGAAGCTTCTGGAAATCTACAAGAGACGATCTGCTCTGAGCATGATAAAGTGCTGGAGATCTACTGTCGTACTGACCAAAGCTTCATCTGTTATCTGTGTATGACGGATGAACACAAAAGCCACGACACCGTCTCAGTTAAAGCGTGCAGAActgaaaaacag AGTGAGTTAAAGGAGGagcagatgaaatcccagcagagaatccaggagaagcagaagaaggtgcaggagctgaaacaggctgtgaacactataaag ctcagtgcacagacagcagtggaggacagtgagaggatctttactgagatgatcagctccatggagaaaaGGCGCTCGGAGGTGACGGagctgatcagagctcaggagaaggctgaactgagtcgagctgaacgactcctggagcaactggagcaggagatcgctgatcttcagaggagagtcactgagctggagcagctttcacacacacacgatcacctccacttcctccaggaaataaag TCTGATCTCCGTGAGGACTCACGCAGCATCGCTGTCAATCaacatctctcatttgatggagtgagggaatctctctctgctctgaaaAAGAGACTCGAGGAATTCTGCCAGGAGGAATTCATCAAAATCCCTGAACACGGCGAGAGAAATCGTCCTGCTGGGAAATCTTTACTTTCTCTGCAGCGCG ctgcagcagttCAGATCATTTTACCCCCAGAACCAAAGAGCAGACAAGATTTTCTGcagt ATTTCTGTGATCTGACTCTGGATCCCAACACAGTACATTATTACCTCATTCTGTCTGAGAGGAACAGAGCGGTGACACGCAGTGAGAGAAAGCAGCAGTACTCTGatcatccagagagatttgactCCTACACTCAGGTGTTGagtaaggagagtgtgtgtggacgctgttactgggaggtggagtggAGCGGTGATGTGTTCATATCAGTCTCGTATAAAGACATCAGCAGGAAAGGACGGGGTAATGAGTGTGGGTTTGGACGCAACAATCAGTCCTGGAGTCTGCGgtgttcttctttttcttctctcatctTCTATCACAACAACATTGAGACTGGGCTCGGAGTTCCATCGtcctccagaataggagtgtatgtggatcacagtgcaggaactctgtccttctacagcgtctctgacacgatgaagctcctccacagagtccacaccacattcactcagACTCTATACGCTGGGTTCTGGCTCAGCTGGGATTTTATCTCTAAATCAGAACGAACTGTGAGGTTGTGTGATCCGACAAAATAA